A part of Rhinolophus ferrumequinum isolate MPI-CBG mRhiFer1 chromosome 11, mRhiFer1_v1.p, whole genome shotgun sequence genomic DNA contains:
- the LOC117030505 gene encoding serum amyloid A protein, which produces MKLFIGLVFCSLVLGVSSQSWVSFMGEAAQGAWDMWRAYSDMREANYIGADKYFHARGNYDAAQRGPGGVWAAEKLSNLRENSQRVTDLFKYGDSGHGEEDSRADQFANEWGRSGKDPNHFRPDGLPDKY; this is translated from the exons ATGAAGCTTTTCATAGGCCTCGTTTTCTGCTCCCTGGTCCTGGGAGTCAGCAGTCAGAGCTGGGTTTCGTTCATGGGAGAGGCTGCTCAAG GGGCTTGGGACATGTGGAGAGCGTACTCTGACATGAGAGAAGCCAATTACATAGGTGCAGACAAATACTTCCATGCCCGCGGGAACTATGACGCTGCACAGAGAGGACCTGGGGGCGTCTGGGCTGCTGAAAAGCTCAG CAATCTCAGAGAGAATTCTCAGAGGGTCACTGACCTTTTTAAGTATGGAGACAGTGGCCACGGAGAGGAGGACTCGAGGGCCGACCAGTTTGCCAACGAATGGGGCCGGAGTGGCAAAGACCCCAATCACTTCAGACCTGATGGCCTGCCCGACAAGTACTGA